The following proteins are encoded in a genomic region of Cuculus canorus isolate bCucCan1 chromosome 21, bCucCan1.pri, whole genome shotgun sequence:
- the C21H1orf167 gene encoding uncharacterized protein C1orf167 homolog isoform X3, translated as MDPVNPSLVDAHLSSRTVDSSLRHQIVACPLSGRSSESVNARHSSALTLGHLDPSRLESLQSLRQSSQVSAGLHCTSQRLKQESALMGTWGSLPLEPKSSAVGGSLCFAAADSAPGTWSRGEQLAGVKASAAQARLKWGVPFAKGWSLSAVTRDFSRAEPLSISHRYRYMDSNTWRTKTSGDIQETLASGVGSGGLVDTEADPSYNCSPYFRCQSRAKPTLGTGLYGRGKSHSPVKVLKGEESGASPCAVSWKKDLPASLYPERLHVSLETDLGCAQMNIGVAMYGTPREVCVRVTSPPEEKEFRAVQQVSIKSVEVNNSESRVKYSKELEKVCDSRSRAAKRMAVVGPSQASASCIPVEEAFGEYSGIHCMNVSREGKRNEYSHPSSWRNCEADANPNQSEEPSMERSAKELQCCEERSQTHNTVPRELSENSFRSLKVNERSFQHWCDRQMLTRCFHAWRGHILWKRAAASQLYRQQLLRKGFGALQWAVHQRRMQLEVAQQRLASSLLALSFRRWKEAVEKRSKKQALKPEPYSYTRSSSVGCFGVGRLATMTTSAQQLTVGYSKEVEQACRVEGGLWTQLHRRQRGDEFCRRAQAIRDMRRLAAAFRLWRLQKELLSKEEVWFSEARALLERKKLQNIFWVWRSRYLEKEWILAQTIRIQRNLVSRYFSAWNEAVEQKALYRCNLSHLRAVLLRKYFQQWVQMLQVREGPVISSVADMAVTKRHEDQPLWTAEGWFPEKTCCSLEDFCQKVKVQRVYLLWKARLCEHHKADSFSQALEQCRLRKALKLWHQKCFMLKTIEQSPKHSHGPVYEEPLAMLFSEDLSTSSGFDSSASATLASQSSLEKEYSFSDSSQQSFSPVLTAEDVAHVPCYSSVLQLHQCTELPAELGGELYLQASFPPWSTGSGRNWFVGGEFRSLALQKPESTVQPLTSYPTSEEDCSSDGEDESCWHQAERYFLQRYFIVWSAQTQQLIKAQQYSRLAQLSRAFLSWHHWVVENKNRKAAAALKYQVHCCQMVFSLWKKRLAQKVEADQRFRCHVHQITADALWRWHSCCERKRVMRELQQQWAQHSCREKRRLVLQTWYCQTRKKKHAALFWERLLLHRCLTAWAQVTACKLRQHEALSHFKRVREHHLLVVSFAEWRVKFLRAKQQMWEERNHQWQEPSQGKACHRWRLASRGQQALRLGAVAAVKQACNYWTKAAAFSQCSRQRSTLIGARKSRKLSLSWSMKSRRGREEGSPAAALGLFPSSIRHWLVMYRNQNRAERLLLPHMVMRLDMVGPTREHARNQENKAEVDLEEWDKKWLGRKYLRWWYHTVILHRCQRERRLGCLAREWHRWKETCRVAILARMLDQQRLMEKAWRVWRRRHLQSCVVQNFLEEEARSLLAQAFGRWRQLTAFQLKDKGCC; from the exons ATGGATCCTGTGAACCCTTCATTGGTTGATGCACATTTGTCATCTCGTACTGTAGATTCCTCTCTTAGGCACCAAATAGTGGCGTGTCCACTTTCAGGGAGGTCAAGTGAGAGTGTGAACGCTCGTCATAGTTCAGCCCTGACCTTGGGGCATCTCGATCCATCTAGGTTGGAATCCCTTCAGTCTCTTCGGCAGTCCTCACAGGTTTCTGCTGGCTTACATTGCACAAGCCAGAGGCTTAAGCAAGAAAGTGCTTtgatggggacatggggctCCCTCCCTTTGGAGCCCAAGTCTTCTGCGGTCGGCGGCAGtttgtgctttgctgctgctgattcAGCTCCTGGGacctggagcagaggagaacAGCTAGCTGGAGTAAAGGCCAGTGCAGCTCAGGCGAGATTGAAATGGGGTGTCCCATTTGCGAAAGGCTGGAGCCTTAGTGCAGTGACAAGGGACTTCAGTCGTGCAGAACCTCTCTCTATCTCTCACAGATACAGATACATGGACTCTAACACATGGAGAACCAAAACTTCAGGGGACATCCAGGAAACCCTTGCTTCTGGGGTGGGCTCTGGTGGGCTAGTGGATACAGAAGCAGATCCTTCCTACAATTGCTCCCCTTATTTCAGATGCCAGTCCCGGGCAAAGCCAACTCTGGGAACTGGTCTTTATGGTCGCGGAAAAAGCCATTCACCTGTAAAGGTTcttaaaggagaagaaagtgggGCATCCCCGTGTGCCGTATCTTGGAAGAAAGACCTTCCAGCCAGTCTGTATCCAGAGCGTCTGCACGTGTCACTGGAGACAGATTTGGGGTGTGCTCAGATGAACATTGGTGTAGCCATGTATGGGACTCCAAGGGAAGTGTGTGTGAGAGTCACTTCTCCTCCTGAAGAGAAAGAGTTTAGAGCAGTTCAGCAGGTTAGTATTAAATCTGTAGAAGTCAACAACTCGGAGTCTCGTGTTAAGTACAGTAAAGAATTAGAAAAAGTATGTGACTCTAGATCACGAGCAGCCAAAAGAATGGCTGTGGTGGGCCCCAGCCAGGCCAGCGCTTCCTGTATTCCGGTTGAAGAAGCCTTTGGTGAATATTCTGGCATACATTGTATGAATGtaagcagagaaggaaagagaaacgAATACTCCCACCCAAGCAGCTGGAGGAATTGCGAAGCGGATGCCAATCCCAACCAGTCTGAAGAACCTTCTATGGAGAGGAGTGCCAAAGAACTGCAGTGCTGTGAGGAAAGGAGCCAGACACACAATACTGTGCCCAGAGAG cTCTCGGAGAACAGCTTCAGGTCACTGAAGGTGAATGAGCGCAG tttCCAGCACTGGTGTGACAGACAAATGCTAACTAGGTGTTTTCATGCCTGGAGGGGGCACATCCTCTGGAAGAGGGCTGCAGCCAGTCAGCTTTACAGACAGCAACTCCTTCGGAAGGGATTTGGAGCTTTACAGTGGGCTGTGCACCAGAGGAGGATGCAGCTGGAGGTAGCTCAGCAGAGACTTGCCTCCTCTCTGCTAGCTCTCAGCTTCCGCAGG TGGAAAGAAGCTGTGGAAAAACGGAGCAAGAAGCAAGCTCTGAAGCCTGAGCCGTATTCTTATACCCGAAGTTCATCAGTGGGGTGTTTTGGAGTAGGAAGATTAGCAACTATGACAACCTCAGCTCAGCAGCTTACAGTAGGATACTCAAAGGAAGTTGAGCAGGCTTGTAG GGTGGAGGGAGGACTGTGGACACAGCTTCATCGTAGGCAGAGAGGAGATGAGTTCTGCCGGAGAGCTCAAGCCATCAGAGATATGAGGCGGCTAGCGG CAGCTTTCAGACTGTGGCGCctgcagaaggagctgctgagcaAAGAGGAGGTCTGGTTTTCGGAAGCCCGTGCTCTACTGGAAAGGAAGAAgctacaaaacattttctgggtGTGGCGTTCCCGATACTTGGAAAAGGAATGGATTTTAGCACAGACAATTCGCATCCAAAGAAACTTGGTCTCTCG gtACTTCAGTGCATGGAATGAGGCTGTTGAGCAGAAGGCGCTTTACAGGTGCAACCTGTCCCATCTCAGAGCAGTATTGCTGAGGAAATACTTCCAGCAGTGGGTTCAGATGCTGCAGGTCAGAGAAG GACCGGTTATAAGCTCTGTAGCTGACATGGCTGTGACAAAGAGGCATGAAGATCAGCCATTGTGGACTGCAGAGGGATGGTTTCCTGAGAAAACATGCTGCAGTCTTGAAGACTTCTGCCAAAAGGTGAAGGTCCAGAGAGTATATCTGCTGTGGAAAGCGAGGCTGTGCGAACATCACAAAGCTGA TTCTTTCTCTCAGGCTTTGGAGCAGTGTAGACTCAGAAAAGCTCTGAAATTATGGCACCAAAAGTGTTTCATGCTGAAAACAATTGAACAAAGTCCTAAGCACTCACATGGTCCTGTCTATGAAGAACCTCTTGCCATGCTGTTTTCTGAGGACCTCTCAACATCTTCTGGCTTCGACAGCAGTGCTTCAGCTACTCTGGCCTCTCAAAGCTCTTTGGAAAAG GAATACAGTTTTAGTGACAGCAGCCAGCAGAGTTTCTCCCCTGTTCTGACTGCTGAGGATGTCGCACACGTGCCATGTTACAGCTCTGTCCTGCAACTACACCAGTGTACAGAGCTGCCAGCTGAGCTGGGAGGGGAGCTGTACTTGCAGGCCTCCTTTCCTCCATGGAGTACTGGATCTGG AAGAAATTGGTTTGTGGGAGGTGAGTTCCGGTCTTTGGCACTGCAGAAGCCAGAAAGTACTGTCCAGCCTCTCACCAGTTACCCAACATCAGAAGAG GACTGCAGTTCTGATGGGGAGGATGAGAGTTGCTGGCACCAAGCAGAGAGATACTTCCTGCAGAGGTACTTCATTGTCTGGTCAGCCCAGACTCAGCAACTTATAAAGGCCCAGCAGTACAGCAGGCTTGCTCAGCTGTCTCG AGCCTTTCTCAGTTGGCACCACTGGGTTGTGGAAAATAAGAACcgaaaagcagcagcagccctaaAATATCAAGTTCATTGCTGCCAGATGGTTTTCAGCCTGTGGAAGAAGAGACTGGCCCAGAAAGTGGAAGCTGACCAGAGATTCAGATGTCATGTTCACCAGATAACTGCTGATGCTCTGTGGCGTTGGCATTCCTGCTGTGAAA GGAAGCGTGTTATgagagagctgcagcagcagtgggctcagcacagctgccgggagaagaggaggctggtcCTGCAGACATGGTATTGccaaacaagaaagaagaaacacgCTGCTTTATTCTGGGAACGTCTTCTCTTGCACAG GTGCCTGACTGCCTGGGCCCAGGTCACTGCGTGTAAACTGAGGCAGCACGAAGCCCTGTCTCATTTTAAAAGGGTCAGAGAACACCATCTCCTAGTTGTGAGCTTTGCTGAGTGGAGGGTGAAGTTCTTGAGAGCTAAGCAGCAGATGTGGGAAGAGAGAAACCACCAGTGGCAGGAACCCTCTCAGGGTAAAGCCTGTCACCGCTGGCGACTGGCCTCAAGAGGACAGCAAGCCCTGCGCCTCGGAGCTGTGGCCGCTGTAAAACAG GCCTGCAACTACTGGACAAAAGCAGCTGCCTTTTCCCAGTGCTCCCGGCAGCGCAGTACCCTGATCGGTGCTAGGAAGAGCAGGAAGCTGTCTCTGTCTTGGTCCATGA aaagcagaagaggcagagaagagggTTCACCAGCTGCCGCTCTTGGGCTATTCCCCAGTTCCATTCGCCACTGGCTGGTGATGTACAGAAACCAAAACAGGGCCGAAAGGCTGCTGCTCCCTCACATGGTAATGAGACTTGATATGGTGGGACCTACTCGTGAACATGCAAGGAACCAGGAGAACAAAGCAGAGGTGGACTTGGAGGAGTGGGATAAGAAGTGGCTTGG GAGGAAGTATCTGAGGTGGTGGTATCACACGGTGATACTTCACCGGTGCCAGCGTGAGAGGAGACTGGGCTGTCTGGCCAGGGAATGGCATCGCTGGAAAGAAACCTGCCGGGTGGCGATACTGGCTCGGATGTTG GACCAGCAGCGGCTGATGGAAAAGGCCTGGAGGGTGTGGAGACGCCGACATTTGcaaagctgtgtggtgcagaaTTTTTTGGAGGAGGAAGCCAGGAGCCTGCTAGCTCAG GCCTTTGGAAGGTGGCGCCAGCTAACAGCATTCCAGCTCAAGGACAAAGGATGCTGCTGA